The segment ATTGTTTCAGCCTTCTTAGCCTCCGCACCAAAAGCATAGACCTGAGGTTTCGGCCGCAGGCGTTTTACTAATGCCTGGAGCGTGTCTGAATTATATCCTTCTGTGAGGAGAATAACTTCGGAGGCATTGTAAGAACGCGTGCTTTTTGGTGGCGCGAGGAGCAGCACGAGGCAGGCCACCGCAACCCAGGAAGCCAGCAGCCGCCAAGGAAACCGTTTACGGTCTGGGCGGTGCACGGCTAGCCAAGAGAACCACGCCCCCAGCAGAAGAGCTACACCCAAAAGAAGCGGTAACGGAAGGTTCATGGTTAGTTTAGCCGATTAAAGTAGTCCTGCGCCAGTTTCTTAGGAGTTCCAGAGGAAACCGGTTTCTGCGGCGATTTGGTAGAAACCGGCAGAAAACGATGCAGCGCAGCTTCTACCCGCGTGAGGCAATCGGCGCAAAGGGATCGTTCTGCCCTGATGTCTTGGGTGATCTGCCGCACACCCTGCAGCGCCCGCAGGTAAGCCCCAGGTTCCCGCACGGCGGCTTTGCCTAATTCCTGCCCGGCCTGCTCCAGTATGGCCGCATCTGAAGCCGTAGGTTTGATGCCTAGCCGCAGTTGCGCTACGCGTTGGAGGGCTTGACGGGTTGCGATGGCAGTTTCTGCAGGTGTTTCCTTGCGTTGGGCCTGGTACGTCTGCACTTTGCTAATATCGCCGGTGAGGCGTTTCTCAGGTTCCTTGAGGGGAGGCGGTTCAAACCCGCTTTTCTTCACGTACACCCGTGATTTCTGCTGCACGTCTTTGAGCATGCGCAGGGCTTTGTACTCAAACGGCAGGGCTTCTTTGGGCCGGGCGGTACGCAACCTGAGTTCTGCTTCCCACATCTGAGCCAGCGCGCCTTTGAGTTGCGCTTTGATGGCGGGTTCAAAGAACGTAGCAGCTTCTTCCTGGTCGTGCTTGTGCAGGTAGGGGTCCAGCAGCTCGCCCATTTTGGCTTCGTGCTCGCTAGCTCCCTGTTTAGGGAAATGGTCATGGCCGTCATCCAGGGTGTGGCCTTCGGCTAACTCTGGCGGCAATCCGGCGGCGCCAATGTTGGACTCAAACTCCTCGCCCAGGAACTTGCCGTAGCGCAGGCGCAGCAGCTTTTGGTCTACTCCAATGTTGTTGGACCGTTCCTGAAACACAGGTTGCGAAAGCCCTTTCTGCTCCTGCACTAGTTTCTCGGTGTCAATAATGATTTGGCGCTGACTCCGGAAATACTCTGGATTGGGGTTCACGCCCAGCGAGAGATCATCCATGGTTTCCACCACGGTGGTGTCCTCAATCTCCACCAGAAAGGCCTCAGTACGTGTGTAGCCCCGGTGATTGTCCCGTGCCTGAAGGTAGAAGTACAGCTCATCGCCGTAGGTCATGCCCAGTTGCTGCAAGTTCAGGGTTTGGTTTAGTTGCAGTTGCCGAGGTTGTCCGGCAAAGGAAAGGTTCAGCGGGATGCGCTGTTCCCGAAACTTCACTGCTTCGCCCTCGCCTTTGGCCACTGTGGCAATCAGTTCCGCAGATTGAAGTCCATACTCATCTCGAAGGGTGGCTTGCACCGTCACCCGTTGCGGCTCCCCGAACAGAATCTCGATGTACTGCTTCGGCTTTTGCACGGTAATGGACGGAGCCTCGTCAGGAATGACCTCTATGGAATAAAAGTCCGAGGCCTGCCCGTTCAGGCGCAAGTAATATAAGGAGGATTGGGTAACCGTAAGGGAGGCGGTGTAGGTGTTTTGCTGCCCAGATACTCGCCTCAGTTGAAGGGGCTTTTGGTTGCTCACCAGGTGCTGCAAAGAAGACGCCGCTTGGTTTGTCTCTACCGTCCAGGTTACCTGCGCACCAGTTTCCACTTTGAACGAAGGCGTAGTTACTGCATAGGAAGCCTTGCGGGTGTAGGAGGGCGGTGAGATACGGATGTTCATCTGCTCGATAGATGGCAGAATCGCTTTAGGCTGCATCACGGGTTCATTCACGTTGGTCGAGGTGCCGGGAGCAGAAGCCGCAGATTTGTTTTGTGTTTGCGTAAAATCAGGTAAAAACCAGAGGCTTACGGCTAAGGCTAATCCGACCATCAACATGATCCAGCCGCTCTTAAAGCTGACCGAAGCAGCTTCTTTTGGTGAAATCTGTTCCAGTATGGTGGCAACATGTTGCCGTTGCAGCTGTGGTAATACCCCTAATTGTTCATCAGGCTGGAGTAGCAATTCAGTGCTTTCTTCCAGTTGCGGGTACCTCCAGTTTAGGTGCCGCGCTATTTTGCCTAGGTCTGTTCTCTTTTGACGTTCACGCCACCGCATGGCTTGTAACCCAATCGTCAAAAAAACCAAAAGCACACCTGCTGTTCCTCCGCCCACTCCGCCCCAGTCGCGGTACATCCACACCAGCAAGGGTGCTATCACGCCTACTTCCTGCAGCGCCAGTACACCCGCTTTCTGGCGGAGGTACTGCTTCCGTACCTGTGCCAGAATGGTCGTAGATGGGGTAATATGGGAGGTAAGGTGAGGCAAGTTTTAGTTAAACAGGCGGTGAATAGAGTTAAAAATACAGAATAAGTCTAGTTGAATCATAACGTCATTCTCTCATTTGTCATCTTGGAAAGATCTTGTGGGCGAACTAAAACGGCTTTGTAGTTAATGCTAAAAATTAGTTTCAACCAAAAGTTAAAACTTTACCATGTTTATTCCTCCGTATCTATAGCTCCCTTTAGGTAACTTATCTAAGAACCAAGCAAAATGCTTAGGGGGAGAAATGGTGGAAATTAAAGTTTTCAAAATGCCTCTGACGCTAATAATTTCAGGCAGTTCTTTATTTTGATAGCGGTCATTCAAAGGCTCCCAATAGGAGTAAATTCTGTATGAGTTGGCATTTGCAACTTCAAAAACAAATGTATTGCCATCAAGCCCTTGAGGGTAGTTCTCCAGCTCGTGAGAGTCTTTTAGAGTCTCAATGTTGAATTCATAAAAGGAGTCTAATAAGTGCATAACTGACGAATCAGGAATTTTGATACTATGGATTATCAACTCTTCCTTAGGTTTCTTTGGGGTGCCAGATCGTTTCGTTACAAAATTCACTAATAAGCCATTAAAAGTAGAGTCTGCTTTCTGTTCCAAATGAACAAGTTGATAATCTGTCCAGATTCTATAAACTTTAATATTTGTAGTGGAATCAATGCTCTCTATGCCAAGCGACTTGATATGATCATTGATATATCCTTTTACATAAGCCTGCTGTTGGTCAATTTGCGCAGTTGCTGAATAGCTTAAGAAAAAGAGAATAAGAATAGTAGTAAGCTTCAATCTTTTGATACTGACGTTAATAAATATTTTAAAACCATTGTTTTCATTTGCCCAAAAGCTCCATTTAAGATGACAAAGCTGAAGTGATTCTATCTGCCACCTAATTTGTAAAAAAGGTTATTCCATAGTTCTATCATATTTTGCTCGCCTTTCTCCCCGCCAGCCACCGCTCCAATGCCAGCAACAATGCCAGCACTCCCACCAACCACGGTTTCAAATCAAGCATCTTCTCTGTTTTAGGCGCAGTTTCTGGAATAGTGCCGGTAAACGCCCGGGGCTGTTCCGTCTCTTTCAGCAACGTACGGGTGTCAAAACGAGTACGCCAGGAGGTTTCTTCCGGAAAAAGCAGCCGCAGGAGCAGTTCCGGGAAGTGTCCAGTATTGGGCAAGTCGTTCCAGGCAGGGTGAAAGCGGCTGTAGAACCGGTAATGGGTTTGCAGCGAGTCTTGCTCTTGGGTAAGCATGGGGTTCCCGAAGCCGTCTTGCCACAGAACTTCAGCGGCTAGTTTCTTTGAAGCCGAGGTGCGTTGGTGTAAAGGGACGGGCTGCGCAATGCTAGAAATTTGCAGCCAGCTTTCTGCTTTTTGGATGCGGCCACCGCCAGGGGCATCTTGCAGGGTTTTTAGCTTCTTTTCTGGAAAACGGGCCAGAAAGGGAGCAAGTGGTTCATCGGTTAACCAGAAAACCCAATCAGGACCCGTATACGGGAGGGCCTGGGGCTCAGAGGAAAGGGTTAGGGTATAAGCTATGCCTTTATATTTCAGGGCAGTTTGCAAGGCAGCTCGCATGTACCGCGCATCGGCTTGCCGGGATTTTGAATGGCGTACCAGCACTTGCAGCAGTTGTTTGGGCAGCGGAATGGAATTCCTGGCACCGTCTAGTAAAGTGAGAGAATCAGTGGTGGCGTGAGAAGTAAATTTTACGGCTGGGGCATCAGGTACGGTGATCGTCTGTCCGGCGATGGGTTTGGCGACTTTTCGCTCCAGAAACGTCACCTCTTGGGCATCGCTTTTCCCGAAGCGCAGCAGCAGTTGCCCTGAGGTGGTATAGTACGCCTCCTGTAGCCAGGTGTTGGTTTGCGGAACGCTTACCGGAACCCAGGTAATGCCAGAGCGCACAGAAGGGAGCTCGCCACGTTGGTGCCGAAGCAGATCGGTGGCGAAGATCCAGGCTTGGGCGTTGGGTGGTAGGCTTCGATTGAGCACGCGCAGCATCGCCCAGGCGTTGGTGGTGTCAGAAGGCAGACTATCTGATTGAAAGGTTTGGAGAGGCGTTTCCTCGTTCAAGGCTAGTTTAGGGAAACTAGGCTGTAAACGGTGCACTTGCCAGCCTTTAAACGCCAAAGAGTCTACGGTGGCAGCAATCTGCGGAAGGTAGCGGGAGTGCAGCAGTTCGGGGTGTAAATAGACGTGTTTCTCTTGAACGGCGGGTACTTCGTGCTTCCAAATGGGACCAGCTAGTACCCCGGCAAGCAGCACCAGAAGCAGGCAGCGAAGGAGTAGAAGCCAGGGCTCGGTGAGACGCAGACTGCTCAGTTTTCGGCTTTCAGAGGGCTGGAGCCAACGGATACTGCCTACCAGAACCGTATGGGGCGGCTTTTTATTCCACAAGTGAATGGCAATGGGTACTGCCACGCTGGCGGCGGCCCACAACCACGCCGGATTCAGGAACTGGAACAAACTAAGTAAGAAGCTTCAAGGCGTAAGACATAGACAGCAGAACGGGTCCGCAACATCCAATATAAAGACAGAACGCTGAATATCCTAGTCCGCAGAGAAACGAAGGGCAAGGAGCTGTTTAGGAGGGCTGGTCGGCACCCGGCAGCAAGTGGGTTTTGAGGTGCCGGTCATAGAGCATGATGGAACCCGCTGAGGCCACGTTCATGGAACTGGTGCCGGGCAGTTGCACCAGGTGGTGGCACCTCGTCCGCACTGCATTGGAGAGGCCGTGGTCTTCAGAGCCCAACAGGTAAATGCACCGCTCGGGGTGTTGAAACTGTTCTACGAGCACTGCTTTCGCGTCCAGCTCTACACCCACCAATTGGCAACTGTAGGGCAGGTGCTGGTAGAAATCATCAAAGTCTGTATAGTGGAACAGCGGAATTTCCTTCCAGCTTCGGCCCGTGTCTGAGGCCTGTTTCTTGTACCGTCGGCCGATTGTAAACAGGAAACTAGCCCCCAGGATGGAAGCCGACCGCCAGAGCGTGCCCACGTTTTCCTCGGTCTTCGGTTCCATAATCCCAATCCCGAAATAGCCTTCATACTGTGCCTTGTTTCGCGTCATAGTGCTGCGCCTCCGCAAAAGTGTAGCTGCTGAAGGCAGGGCAAAGATAAGAGTACCCTGCTCCTTTAGAGGTAGTTTCTATAAATCAAGCCCAAAACACCTTTTCGGAATTTTCTAAATAAGTGCAAAGGAAACCTGACCACAACCGGAATGGCTGTCCAGAACTGGACACTTTTGATTTAGGTATATTGATGTAATATATTGATAATAAATATATTATAAGTTGGCATGTTGCTTGGATACCTAATGGTGGCAAACCAATGTCAACCATGGATAGAGAAATTCCCCAAGCCCTCGTACAGAAAACCAAGCGCCGCCGCATCTGGCAGGTAGGTGTGGTGGTAGTGGCCGTGCTGCTGGGGGTGCTGGCGTTCCGGTCAGTGCTTCAAACCAGAGTAGCCAAATCTGACCTCCGCGTAGCTACGGTAGAAGTGGGTGCCGTGGAAGCCTCCCTCACCGCTACTGGCGTGGTGGTGCCCGAGAATGAAGAAGTCATTGCCAGTCCCATTCTAGCCAAGATTGAGCGCGTGCTGCACACTCCCGGCGACCGCGTTTCGGCCAACGAACCTTTGCTGCAGCTGGACAAGCAGACGTCGCAAACTACCTTTGACAAACTCAGAGACGAGCGGGAGTTGAAGCAAAACAAAACCGCCGAGTTGGAGAATACCCTGCAGAAAAATGTCAACCAACTGCGCTCCCGCTAT is part of the Rufibacter tibetensis genome and harbors:
- a CDS encoding DUF4175 family protein, coding for MPHLTSHITPSTTILAQVRKQYLRQKAGVLALQEVGVIAPLLVWMYRDWGGVGGGTAGVLLVFLTIGLQAMRWRERQKRTDLGKIARHLNWRYPQLEESTELLLQPDEQLGVLPQLQRQHVATILEQISPKEAASVSFKSGWIMLMVGLALAVSLWFLPDFTQTQNKSAASAPGTSTNVNEPVMQPKAILPSIEQMNIRISPPSYTRKASYAVTTPSFKVETGAQVTWTVETNQAASSLQHLVSNQKPLQLRRVSGQQNTYTASLTVTQSSLYYLRLNGQASDFYSIEVIPDEAPSITVQKPKQYIEILFGEPQRVTVQATLRDEYGLQSAELIATVAKGEGEAVKFREQRIPLNLSFAGQPRQLQLNQTLNLQQLGMTYGDELYFYLQARDNHRGYTRTEAFLVEIEDTTVVETMDDLSLGVNPNPEYFRSQRQIIIDTEKLVQEQKGLSQPVFQERSNNIGVDQKLLRLRYGKFLGEEFESNIGAAGLPPELAEGHTLDDGHDHFPKQGASEHEAKMGELLDPYLHKHDQEEAATFFEPAIKAQLKGALAQMWEAELRLRTARPKEALPFEYKALRMLKDVQQKSRVYVKKSGFEPPPLKEPEKRLTGDISKVQTYQAQRKETPAETAIATRQALQRVAQLRLGIKPTASDAAILEQAGQELGKAAVREPGAYLRALQGVRQITQDIRAERSLCADCLTRVEAALHRFLPVSTKSPQKPVSSGTPKKLAQDYFNRLN
- a CDS encoding BatA domain-containing protein, with amino-acid sequence MFQFLNPAWLWAAASVAVPIAIHLWNKKPPHTVLVGSIRWLQPSESRKLSSLRLTEPWLLLLRCLLLVLLAGVLAGPIWKHEVPAVQEKHVYLHPELLHSRYLPQIAATVDSLAFKGWQVHRLQPSFPKLALNEETPLQTFQSDSLPSDTTNAWAMLRVLNRSLPPNAQAWIFATDLLRHQRGELPSVRSGITWVPVSVPQTNTWLQEAYYTTSGQLLLRFGKSDAQEVTFLERKVAKPIAGQTITVPDAPAVKFTSHATTDSLTLLDGARNSIPLPKQLLQVLVRHSKSRQADARYMRAALQTALKYKGIAYTLTLSSEPQALPYTGPDWVFWLTDEPLAPFLARFPEKKLKTLQDAPGGGRIQKAESWLQISSIAQPVPLHQRTSASKKLAAEVLWQDGFGNPMLTQEQDSLQTHYRFYSRFHPAWNDLPNTGHFPELLLRLLFPEETSWRTRFDTRTLLKETEQPRAFTGTIPETAPKTEKMLDLKPWLVGVLALLLALERWLAGRKASKI
- a CDS encoding RNA methyltransferase, whose translation is MTRNKAQYEGYFGIGIMEPKTEENVGTLWRSASILGASFLFTIGRRYKKQASDTGRSWKEIPLFHYTDFDDFYQHLPYSCQLVGVELDAKAVLVEQFQHPERCIYLLGSEDHGLSNAVRTRCHHLVQLPGTSSMNVASAGSIMLYDRHLKTHLLPGADQPS